CGTACGGCACAGTGTACTACCTCAGCTACTTGTACGTGCTTGACCCAGTAATCCTTTACTTGGCCTTCAACTACGTGCTCCCCTTCTTAGGCTACTCTACCTCCTATCCCTTCTTCATCATAGGACAAGAGAGGATGGAGTTGTCCTACTCCAACGCCCAGATCTCAGCTACCGTGTTCAGCTACCCCACTCTAGCGTACTGGTTCTCCCTAGCATCAGGAATAATATACTTGGCTTCAAGGGTTCTTAAGAGATAGGTCCTTGAGAACCTTCATTGCCGTATTGTAGCCCGGTATCCCCGTGACTTGACCTCCAGGGTACGTGCCGGCCCCAGTCAAGTAGAGTCCCTTTATGGGGGTGGTGTAGCCCCATCCCTTAACTGGCCTGCCGTCGAATAGGTATGGCTCAGCCATCGGCAAGTGGTTTAGGTTGCCGTAGGGAAGGAAGTACGCCCTCTCCGCGTCCCTTGCAGTGAGCTTTTCCTTGTACACTACCTCCCCCTTTATCATGTCCAGGGCCTCGTCTATGTCGCCCATCATCTCCATTACGTGTCCCCCGAGGCTGTCGTCCGCAAAGGAGGGTATGACTATTTCGCCTGCATACGTATCTAAAATGGAGGATGCGAAGGGCCTCAAGTTCTCGGGGAGCTTTGGCTTGTCCTTGAACACGACGTTGTACTTTACCCACCTACTGTGCCCCACCTTTACGTCCAGCTTTAGGTCTGTTAGCTCATTGAGGAGTAATGGACTCCCGGCAAGCACTACAACGTCAAAGTCCAGGACCTTACCGTTGACCTTTACCCCATTGACACTCTCCCTGCCTACTATCTCCTCTACCCTCGAGTTAAGCCTTACCTCCGCTCCAGCTTGCTCAGCCTTCTCCCTTATCCTCTCAGCCACTGTCCCCATCCCTCCCCTGACGTAGCTCCAGTCGGCGTAAAAGTAAGCTACAAGGTAGGCGGGAGAGTCCTCCATCCCGGGGTAGTAGAAGAACTCGTGCAGTTCCTTGGACAAGTACTTGTTGAGGAACTCCTTTACCGTTAACCTCATGAGCTCCCCGACGCCCTCCTTTTCCGCCTCTTCCCTCACTTCCTCTTCCGAGGGGGGTTCAGTGACGAAGGTGAACTTCCTCTCCAAGAGGGACTTGAACTTGCACACCAGCTCCTCGAACTCCCTGAAACCGCTCTCCCCGGCCCTCTCCAGTTCCTCTACCCTCTTCTGCTTGTCCCTCCAGAAGGGTATTGGCCGATCTAAGTAGATGGTCTGGACGGGATCCTGCCTTATGAGCGGGATCGAGAACTCCTCCAACAATCTTCTTGGCATTAGGCCTAGGACGTAAGAAGCCCTGCTTACCTTAACGCCTTTCACTTCTACGGTCTCAGTCATTCCCCCTACCTTGTTAGAGGCCTCAAACACGACTACGTCAAGCCCCGCCTTCCTCAAGAAGTAAGATGCTATGAGCCCGTTGTGACCCGCACCTATTACGGCAACTCTCATAGCTTAAATGTATCCGAACGAAATAAAACGCTATGGAGACTGACAAGCTAAAGAAGCTAATGGAAGAGGCTGAAGAGGAGGCAAAGAGGAGCTCCATCGACGGGATAGTGGGGAGGGTAACGAGGTTCGAGAACGTCAGGGTGGGGGAGTCGCATTACGTCGTGGTGGACGTGGCCTTTGAGGACTACTTAAGGACTCAAGTAAAGAGAGGCGAGTACTTGGCAATAAGGTCCATAATACCTAGGGTCACGATGGTGGGGGTGGTGGAAGCCATAACTAGATCTGACATGCTTGCTAGCCTCAAGATAAGGGAAGTGAATAACTACAGTGATCCCTAGACTCTGATGACTCCAACTACCATACAGCTTACCCCCATCACAGAGATGGACGACAAGGGAAGGGTGAGGCCAGCTGTGTCACCAATAGATCCCCAGTCACCAGTGTTTAGGCCAAGACCGGAGCTACTGGAGAAAGCCTTG
The sequence above is drawn from the Candidatus Aramenus sp. CH1 genome and encodes:
- a CDS encoding NAD(P)/FAD-dependent oxidoreductase: MRVAVIGAGHNGLIASYFLRKAGLDVVVFEASNKVGGMTETVEVKGVKVSRASYVLGLMPRRLLEEFSIPLIRQDPVQTIYLDRPIPFWRDKQKRVEELERAGESGFREFEELVCKFKSLLERKFTFVTEPPSEEEVREEAEKEGVGELMRLTVKEFLNKYLSKELHEFFYYPGMEDSPAYLVAYFYADWSYVRGGMGTVAERIREKAEQAGAEVRLNSRVEEIVGRESVNGVKVNGKVLDFDVVVLAGSPLLLNELTDLKLDVKVGHSRWVKYNVVFKDKPKLPENLRPFASSILDTYAGEIVIPSFADDSLGGHVMEMMGDIDEALDMIKGEVVYKEKLTARDAERAYFLPYGNLNHLPMAEPYLFDGRPVKGWGYTTPIKGLYLTGAGTYPGGQVTGIPGYNTAMKVLKDLSLKNP